The Alloyangia pacifica DNA segment CACGGTCCGAAAGCTCTACGAGGTCATTCTGATGCGACTCAACGTGGGCCCAGATCGGTTCGGCATTCTGCATGGTAGCTTCCGCTTTCAGTTTTACTCTGATGAAAGCAGTCTCTGAGCAGACGGCCAGCCCTGTCCAATGACGAAGCGCGAAGATTTCATTCGCATCTGGAATACAGAAGGCACCGCGCGCGCCGGGGCGGGATTTCCTGCATGCAGAGATGGCCTCTGGCATCGCAGGGATCGGCAGGCGGGTCCGGATCGCGATTGCATGGAGTGGCGGCGCTGTCTCGCTGCGCCCAAAGATTGGGCGAAGGCGCTCGATACCAACCAGTCTTGTACAGATTTAGCTTTCAAAAGGCCGCCGCAGATCTCTGCCACGCGCCGCCGCATGCTGGCTCACAGCTCAGGAGAACTGCGGTTCTGGAGATAGTGCCCCCGCGCGTGGTGTAGGAGCGTCGACCTTCGGAGAGGTCCGGGTCTGATCAGGATGCCACGGCGGGCAACCTGACGGTGGGATTGTCGGTGACGCGGGCCAGGGTTTCAAGGCTCATGTATCGCCGCGCCACTGCCCATTCATCGTTGGTTTCGAGCATCAGAGCGCCGACGAGGCGGATGATGGCGGCGTCGTTCGGGAAGATCCCGATGACATCCGCACGTCGCTTTACCTCTCGGTTCACCCGCTCGAACGGGTTGGTCGAAGCGATCTGGGTCCAGTGCTCTCGAGGGAACGACATGTAGGCCAACACATCGTCGCGGGAGTTGTCCATCAGGGCGCCGAGCTTGTGCTGTTTCTCCCGAAGGGCGTCCGCCACGACGGCCCACTGGTTCTCGGCGTCGGCCTTGCTTTCCTGGGCGAAGACCGTCTTCAACATCGCCGCCACTGCCGTGCGCTGTTTCGCCGGGGCATGCGCCAGGGCATTGCGCATCCAGTGGATGCGGCAGCGCTGATGAGTGGCGTTGAAGACCCGGCGTGCGGCGGCCCGCAGGCCCTTGTGGTCGTCGGCGATGACCAGCTTGACGCCACGCAGGCCCCGGTCGGCGAGCCTGCGCAGGAAATCAGTCCAGAACACCTCCGCCTCGGATGGACCGGTTGCCACACCCAGAACCTCGCGCTTGCCGTCCTCGTTGACCGCCACCGCGAGTATCACCGCCTTGCTAATGATGCGCCCGCCGTCCCTGACCTTCAGGTATGTGGCGTCCAACCACAGGTAGGGCCACGCGCCTTCAAGCGGCCGCGACAGGAAGGCGTCGACCCGCTCGTCGATTTCCATGCACAACCGGCTGACTTGGCTCTTAGACATGCCGCCAGCTCCCATGGCCTTCACTAGGTCATCCACGGACCGCGTGGAGATGCCGTGAACGTAAGCCTCCTGGATCACCGCCACCAATGCCTTCTCGGCTGTCCGCCGCGGTTCAAGGAAGCTGGGGAAATAGCTGCCCTTGCGCAGCTTCGGGATCTCTAGCGCGATCCGGCCGGCACGCGTATCCCAATCCCGCTCCCGGTATCCATTCCGCTGGGCCTCTCGCATTGGCGAGCGCGTGCCCTTGGCCGCGCCGGTTGTCCGGCGTCAGCGCCTATGGGACATCTGAATTGATTTCGGAAAGGAGGGTTTTTGGCTCATCGTAACCACCAAGGAGTGGAGATGAGACAGAAACCCGGAACACCGAAGCCTTCCGCCGAGAAGGTTGTGAAGGACATCCGCCGACGCACCCGCAAACAGCATTCGGCGGAGGAAAAGATCCGCATCGTGCTTGAGGGGCTTCGCGGCGAGGAGAGCATAGCCGAGCTTTGCCGGCGCGAGGGGATTGCGACGAGCCTGTACTACAATTGGTCCAAAGAGTTTCTCGAGGCCGGCAAGAAGCGGCTTGCTGGTGACACGGCGCGCCAGGCGAGTAGCCCGGAAGTGAAGGTCCTGCGGGCTGAGGCCAGCGCGCTGAAGGAGGCCTTGGCAGAGGCCACCCTTGAGAACCGGCTGCTCAAAAAAAGTATGATCGGGGATGGGGGAGACCACGAATGAGGTACCCTGCATCCGAAAAGCTCGAGATTATCCGGCTCGTCGAGAGATCACATCTGCCCGCGGCGCGCACGCTGGAGATGTTCGGTATTCCGAAGACAACCTTCTATCGTTGGTACGACCGATACCGATCCCTTGGCGAGGCCGGTCTCGAGGATCGCCGACCCCATCCGGGTCGGGTCTGGAACCGCATCCCTGATGCTGTCCGGCAGGATGTGGTCGGCTTGGCGCTGGAGGAGCCCGAACTCTCTCCAAGGGAGCTTGCGGTGCGCTTCACAGATACGAAGAAGTACTTTGTCTCAGAGGCTTCGGTGTATCGCATCCTCAAGGCGCACGACCTGATCCCGAGCCCTGCCTTCATCGTGGTCAAGGCTGCGGACGAGTTCCGCGATAAGACGAGCCGGCCAAACCAGCTCTGGCAGACCGACTTCACGTACCTGAAGGTGATCGGTTGGGGTTGGTACTATCTGAGCACCATCCTGGATGACTTCAGCCGATATGTAATCGCCTGGAAGCTCTGCACGACCATGCGGGCCGAAGATGTCACTGACACGCTCCAGCTCGCGCTGGAGGCGTCCGGTTGCGACCAGCCGTCCGTGCTACACCGACCACGACTTCTCAGCGACAACGGCTCGTCCTACATCGCAGGCGATCTCGCAACCTGGCTGGAAGACAAGCAGATGGAGCATGTGCGCGGGGCCCCCAACCATCCGCAGACGCAGGGCAAGATCGAACGCTGGCACCAGACCCTGAAGAACCGCATCCTGCTGGAGAACCACTACCTCCCCGGCGCACTCGAGGCCGCGATCGAGACCTTCGTCGACCACTACAACCATC contains these protein-coding regions:
- a CDS encoding IS3 family transposase (programmed frameshift), giving the protein MRQKPGTPKPSAEKVVKDIRRRTRKQHSAEEKIRIVLEGLRGEESIAELCRREGIATSLYYNWSKEFLEAGKKRLAGDTARQASSPEVKVLRAEASALKEALAEATLENRLLKKKYDRGWGRPRMRYPASEKLEIIRLVERSHLPAARTLEMFGIPKTTFYRWYDRYRSLGEAGLEDRRPHPGRVWNRIPDAVRQDVVGLALEEPELSPRELAVRFTDTKKYFVSEASVYRILKAHDLIPSPAFIVVKAADEFRDKTSRPNQLWQTDFTYLKVIGWGWYYLSTILDDFSRYVIAWKLCTTMRAEDVTDTLQLALEASGCDQPSVLHRPRLLSDNGSSYIAGDLATWLEDKQMEHVRGAPNHPQTQGKIERWHQTLKNRILLENHYLPGALEAAIETFVDHYNHQRLHESLGNVTPADVYFGRAKAIVAERRRIKADTIRQRRLLNQTQAA